One window from the genome of Streptomyces sp. NBC_00287 encodes:
- the hutU gene encoding urocanate hydratase: MSGPRPVRAPRGTELSALGWQQEAALRMLQNNLDPEVAEHPDKLVVYGGTGKAARDWRSFDAMVRTLRGLKQDETMLVQSGRPVGVMQTHEWAPRVLIANSNLVGDWANWEEFRRLEQLGLTMYGQMTAGSWIYIGTQGILQGTYETFAAVAAKKFNGTLAGTITLTAGLGGMGGAQPLAVTMNDGVAICIDCDPRAIERRIEHRYLDVKADSLEHALQLAVEARDARRPLSIGLLGNAAELLPRMLAEGAPIDIVTDQTSAHDPLAYLPVGVDFDDMASYAAKDPAGFTTRARESMARHVEAMVGFMDAGAEVFDYGNSIRGEAQLAGYDRAFAFPGFVPAYIRPLFCEGKGPFRWAALSGDPADIAKTDKAMLDLFPENESLARWIKMARERVHFQGLPARICWLGYGERDKAGERFNDMVASGELAAPLAIGRDHLDCGSVASPYRETEAMLDGSDAIADWPLLNAMVNVASGASWVSIHHGGGVGMGRSIHAGQVTVADGTKLAGEKIRRVLTNDPGMGVIRHVDAGYDIAESVADERGVRVPMREGDSA, encoded by the coding sequence ATGTCAGGACCCCGCCCCGTACGAGCGCCGCGCGGTACGGAACTGAGCGCCCTGGGATGGCAGCAGGAGGCCGCCCTGCGGATGCTGCAGAACAACCTCGACCCCGAGGTCGCCGAGCACCCCGACAAGCTCGTCGTCTACGGCGGCACCGGCAAGGCCGCCCGCGACTGGCGCTCCTTCGACGCGATGGTCCGCACCCTGCGGGGCCTGAAGCAGGACGAGACCATGCTCGTCCAGTCCGGCCGCCCGGTCGGCGTGATGCAGACCCACGAGTGGGCCCCCCGCGTCCTCATCGCCAACTCCAACCTGGTCGGCGACTGGGCCAACTGGGAGGAGTTCCGCCGCCTGGAACAGCTCGGTCTGACCATGTACGGCCAGATGACCGCCGGCTCCTGGATCTACATCGGCACCCAGGGCATCCTCCAGGGCACCTACGAGACCTTCGCCGCCGTCGCCGCGAAGAAGTTCAACGGCACCCTCGCCGGGACGATCACCCTCACCGCCGGGCTCGGTGGCATGGGCGGCGCCCAGCCGCTCGCCGTGACGATGAACGACGGAGTCGCGATCTGCATCGACTGCGACCCGCGCGCGATCGAGCGGCGCATCGAGCACCGGTACCTCGATGTGAAGGCCGACAGTCTGGAGCACGCCCTCCAGCTCGCCGTCGAGGCCCGGGACGCCCGCCGCCCGCTCTCCATCGGCCTGCTCGGCAACGCGGCGGAGCTGCTGCCGCGCATGCTCGCCGAGGGCGCCCCCATCGACATCGTCACCGACCAGACCTCGGCGCACGACCCGCTGGCGTACCTGCCCGTCGGCGTCGACTTCGACGACATGGCCTCCTACGCCGCGAAGGACCCGGCCGGCTTCACGACCCGCGCGCGGGAGTCCATGGCCCGGCACGTCGAGGCGATGGTCGGCTTCATGGACGCCGGTGCGGAGGTCTTCGACTACGGCAACTCCATCCGTGGCGAGGCCCAACTCGCCGGATACGACCGGGCGTTCGCCTTCCCGGGCTTCGTCCCCGCGTACATCCGCCCCCTGTTCTGCGAGGGCAAGGGTCCCTTCCGCTGGGCCGCGCTCTCCGGTGACCCGGCCGACATCGCCAAGACCGACAAGGCGATGCTCGACCTCTTCCCGGAGAACGAGTCCCTCGCCCGCTGGATCAAGATGGCCCGCGAGCGGGTCCACTTCCAGGGGCTGCCCGCGCGTATCTGCTGGCTGGGGTACGGCGAGCGGGACAAGGCGGGCGAGCGGTTCAACGACATGGTGGCGAGCGGTGAGCTGGCGGCGCCGCTGGCCATCGGCCGCGACCACCTGGACTGCGGGTCCGTCGCCTCTCCCTACCGGGAGACGGAGGCCATGCTCGACGGCTCCGACGCGATCGCCGACTGGCCGCTGCTGAACGCGATGGTGAACGTCGCTTCCGGTGCCTCCTGGGTCTCCATCCACCATGGCGGCGGCGTCGGCATGGGCCGCTCCATCCACGCCGGCCAGGTGACGGTGGCCGACGGCACGAAGCTGGCAGGCGAGAAGATCCGCCGGGTCCTCACGAACGACCCGGGCATGGGCGTCATCCGGCACGTGGACGCGGGCTACGACATCGCGGAGTCGGTTGCCGATGAGCGGGGCGTACGGGTCCCGATGCGCGAAGGTGACTCGGCGTGA
- a CDS encoding diaminopimelate decarboxylase, which yields MGNDSTGDAVDRDAVDSVKGGRTSDGERAARRDEAVRAAVERGLLGPDSPIVGLLDVTGIRESAAELRSAFDAVTAPGTPVLHAFAVKATPLVPVLRLLHEAGIGAEVASPGELALARAAGLPPELTVLDSPAKTPAELREALALGIAINADNPQELDRIDALMKSAPSRSPLGIRVNPQVGAGAIEALSTATATSKFGVALRDEGAREWVVRAYLDRPWLTRLHAHTGSQGVPLSLMARGVAETYELAEEINGRIGRRQIDTVDIGGGLPVNFSSDATTPTYAQYARLLSEAVPGLFDGRYGLVTEFGRSLLAKHGTVLARVEYTKSAGGRPVAVTHAGVQVATRTVYAPGSWPLRIAAYDAKGRPKTGAEVVQDVAGPACFAGDLLAEARALPPLEQGDLVAALDTGAYYFAHHYAYNSLARPGVYGFAPGGSEGVAFATVREPQSLDSIVAESGGAHASALTTLRTPGRA from the coding sequence ATGGGGAACGACTCGACGGGGGATGCGGTGGACAGGGATGCGGTGGACAGCGTCAAGGGCGGGCGGACAAGCGACGGCGAGCGGGCGGCGCGCCGGGACGAGGCGGTACGGGCCGCCGTGGAGCGGGGGCTGCTGGGGCCGGACTCCCCCATCGTGGGGCTGCTCGACGTCACCGGCATCCGGGAGTCGGCGGCGGAGCTGAGGTCGGCGTTCGACGCGGTCACCGCGCCCGGCACCCCGGTGCTGCACGCCTTCGCGGTCAAGGCGACCCCGCTGGTGCCGGTACTGCGACTGCTGCACGAGGCGGGGATCGGCGCCGAGGTGGCGAGCCCCGGCGAGCTTGCGCTGGCGCGGGCGGCGGGGCTGCCGCCGGAGCTGACGGTGCTGGACTCCCCCGCGAAGACGCCGGCCGAGCTGAGGGAGGCGCTGGCGCTCGGGATCGCGATCAACGCCGACAATCCGCAGGAGCTGGACCGTATCGACGCCCTGATGAAGTCGGCGCCGAGCCGTTCCCCGCTCGGAATCCGGGTCAATCCGCAGGTCGGCGCCGGTGCCATCGAGGCGCTGTCGACGGCGACGGCGACCTCGAAGTTCGGGGTGGCGCTGCGCGACGAGGGGGCGCGGGAGTGGGTCGTACGGGCGTATCTGGACCGGCCGTGGCTGACCCGGCTGCATGCGCACACCGGGTCCCAGGGCGTGCCGCTGTCGCTGATGGCGCGGGGCGTGGCGGAGACGTACGAGCTGGCCGAGGAGATCAACGGGCGGATCGGGCGACGGCAGATCGACACGGTCGACATCGGCGGCGGGCTGCCGGTGAACTTCTCCTCGGACGCCACGACACCGACGTACGCGCAGTACGCGCGGCTGCTGAGCGAGGCGGTGCCGGGGCTGTTCGACGGGCGGTACGGGCTGGTGACCGAGTTCGGGCGGTCGCTGCTGGCCAAGCACGGGACGGTGCTGGCGCGGGTGGAGTACACCAAGAGCGCGGGCGGGCGGCCGGTCGCGGTGACGCACGCGGGCGTGCAGGTGGCGACGCGGACGGTGTACGCGCCGGGGTCCTGGCCGCTCAGGATCGCCGCGTACGACGCGAAGGGGCGGCCGAAGACGGGGGCCGAGGTGGTCCAGGACGTGGCCGGGCCCGCCTGTTTCGCGGGTGATCTGCTGGCCGAGGCGCGGGCGCTGCCGCCGCTGGAGCAAGGGGACTTGGTGGCGGCACTGGACACGGGCGCGTACTACTTCGCGCACCACTACGCGTACAACTCCCTGGCCCGGCCCGGTGTTTACGGCTTTGCGCCGGGCGGCTCAGAGGGTGTCGCCTTCGCGACGGTGCGGGAGCCGCAGAGCCTCGACTCGATCGTGGCCGAATCCGGAGGGGCGCACGCGTCCGCCCTCACCACCCTCCGCACACCCGGCCGCGCTTGA
- a CDS encoding transcriptional regulator, whose amino-acid sequence MTALRATPAGPPRLPVRDRSTAGERAPRGLSPMLSRLAAEQATGVLLRERGTLYLAEGRVVHAESPAAPGLDVLLTAHGTLSTAAWRDAVARADDRHGAARLLVDGGRITPGTLELCHLGALYDAAYFALAPSSTPGRFRYGTGHWLGPVHPVPVAAVERETLRRRDLLHRIWPDPGTDQAPLARADPLRTPMLTARQRAVVALLDGVRTATDIARALGRPAFHTLVDIRRLAAAGVLTPRPVEPERTAAVATPLSPPSTPRSEPPNPTPAPPPLPTRPNPPSPAERLAVDDPDVALLKRVRDALEAL is encoded by the coding sequence ATGACCGCACTGCGAGCCACTCCGGCCGGACCGCCCCGGCTGCCGGTGCGGGACCGAAGTACGGCCGGGGAGCGGGCGCCGCGCGGACTTTCGCCGATGCTGAGCCGGCTCGCCGCCGAGCAGGCCACCGGCGTCCTGCTGCGCGAGCGCGGCACGCTGTATCTCGCCGAGGGCCGGGTGGTGCATGCCGAGAGCCCGGCCGCCCCGGGTCTGGACGTCCTGCTGACCGCGCACGGCACCCTCTCCACCGCCGCCTGGCGGGACGCCGTCGCCCGGGCCGACGACCGGCACGGCGCCGCCCGGCTCCTGGTCGACGGCGGCCGGATCACCCCGGGCACGCTGGAACTGTGCCACCTGGGCGCGCTCTACGACGCCGCGTACTTCGCCCTCGCCCCCAGCAGCACCCCGGGCCGCTTCCGCTACGGCACCGGGCACTGGCTCGGCCCCGTGCACCCGGTGCCGGTGGCCGCCGTCGAGCGCGAGACGCTGCGCCGCCGCGACCTGCTGCACCGCATCTGGCCCGACCCGGGCACGGACCAGGCCCCCCTCGCCCGCGCCGACCCGCTCCGCACCCCGATGCTCACCGCACGCCAGCGAGCGGTCGTGGCCCTGCTGGACGGCGTACGCACGGCGACGGACATCGCCCGCGCCCTGGGCCGCCCGGCGTTCCACACCCTGGTGGACATACGACGCCTGGCAGCGGCGGGAGTCCTGACCCCACGGCCCGTGGAGCCGGAGCGCACGGCCGCGGTAGCCACCCCGCTCAGCCCCCCGAGCACCCCGCGGTCCGAGCCTCCGAACCCGACCCCCGCACCCCCACCCCTCCCCACCCGACCGAACCCCCCGTCCCCCGCGGAGCGCCTCGCGGTTGACGACCCCGATGTCGCCCTGCTGAAGAGAGTCCGGGATGCGCTGGAGGCGCTTTGA
- a CDS encoding roadblock/LC7 domain-containing protein → MGAEASIVDELQRLRAHIPQLTGSLVAGVDGLVVVEDTPGVEPEGVAALTAAALGVAVRLTDVTGRGELRELLVRGRDGYVATYAAGRSAVLTLLARDDVSVGRLHLEGRRAAIRIGELVDSAVVATKPRAKAQRTAPTPQPRTTTES, encoded by the coding sequence ATGGGCGCCGAGGCGTCGATAGTCGATGAGTTGCAGCGGCTCCGAGCCCATATCCCCCAGCTGACCGGCTCCCTCGTGGCCGGCGTCGACGGGCTGGTCGTTGTCGAGGACACCCCCGGTGTGGAGCCGGAGGGCGTGGCCGCGCTCACCGCCGCCGCGCTGGGCGTGGCCGTGCGGCTCACGGACGTCACCGGCCGGGGCGAGCTGCGCGAACTGCTCGTCCGCGGCCGGGACGGCTATGTGGCGACATACGCGGCGGGCCGGAGCGCCGTACTGACCCTGCTCGCCCGGGACGACGTCAGCGTGGGCCGTCTCCATCTGGAGGGCCGCCGCGCCGCAATCCGGATCGGGGAGCTGGTCGACAGCGCCGTAGTAGCCACCAAGCCCCGCGCGAAAGCCCAGCGCACCGCACCTACCCCCCAACCACGCACCACCACGGAGAGTTGA
- a CDS encoding MurR/RpiR family transcriptional regulator, giving the protein MSADRNTGDTPAARLQALFEGHRLTPTQRRIAHSMVRRAADVPFLSSVELAELAGVSQPSVTRFAVALGFDGYPALRKHLREVAPAEPAAAPGAYNEYQQAVEAEIENLRHLAELLADPRPVQRAGRLLAASRPLPVLGLRAAASQAYGFAYFAAKVHPDVRLLNEGGTMIHDRIDACVRAGATALLCFALPRHPREVLDTLGYAKEAGLTVVTVADSAFAPVAKASDLLLPAAVGTGLAFDTACAPMLLGRVLLEAMCDDLPDAQARLEQFDVRAAARGLFVE; this is encoded by the coding sequence ATGAGCGCGGACAGGAACACGGGGGACACCCCGGCGGCACGGCTGCAGGCGCTCTTCGAGGGGCACCGGCTGACCCCGACCCAGCGGCGCATCGCGCACAGCATGGTGCGCCGGGCCGCCGACGTGCCCTTCCTCTCCAGCGTCGAACTGGCCGAACTGGCCGGTGTCAGCCAGCCGTCCGTGACCCGCTTCGCCGTCGCCCTCGGCTTCGACGGCTACCCGGCCCTGCGCAAGCATCTGCGCGAGGTCGCGCCCGCCGAACCGGCGGCCGCCCCGGGCGCGTACAACGAGTACCAGCAGGCCGTCGAGGCCGAGATCGAAAACCTGCGGCATCTGGCGGAGCTGCTGGCCGACCCGCGCCCGGTGCAGCGGGCGGGCCGACTGCTCGCCGCCTCCCGGCCACTGCCGGTGCTCGGACTGCGCGCGGCGGCCTCCCAGGCGTACGGCTTCGCCTACTTCGCCGCCAAGGTCCATCCGGACGTCCGGCTGCTGAACGAGGGCGGCACGATGATCCACGACCGGATCGACGCCTGCGTCCGGGCCGGGGCCACGGCCCTGCTCTGCTTCGCGCTGCCCCGGCATCCGCGCGAGGTCCTGGACACCCTCGGCTACGCCAAGGAGGCCGGGCTGACCGTGGTCACGGTCGCCGACTCCGCTTTCGCGCCCGTCGCCAAGGCCTCCGACCTGCTGCTGCCCGCGGCGGTCGGCACCGGGCTCGCCTTCGACACCGCGTGCGCCCCGATGCTGCTCGGCCGGGTCCTGCTGGAGGCCATGTGCGACGACCTGCCGGACGCGCAGGCCCGCCTGGAGCAGTTCGACGTGCGGGCGGCGGCGCGGGGCCTGTTCGTGGAGTGA
- a CDS encoding aromatic amino acid ammonia-lyase: MSSRIVDRSVAGDTGSVLLDGRGLSVADVVRLADGAARPAPEDEAMKRATRSWDAARQIAATGRVYGRSTGVGANRNEDVPTEAAAGHGLRLLRSHAGGIGEELPARQVRAMLAVRANQLLAGGAGLRPTVVTSLCEALESGAYPVVNEFGSVGTGDLAALAQVGLALAGEHPWRGAGAPEPQPLDNNDALALISSNALTLGQAALALHELRGLIAATQVVAALSLLAVDGSHEPYAAPVHEARPHRGSTEVARSMRELIGAADRPTPPLGRIQDPYGFRCVPQIHGPAQDAADALETVLAVEINAAAENPLIAVEDLAAYHHGGFYQAQLALALDHFRLAVTQVARLSTSRLSTLNEPAYTRLRPFLADNEPASSGVMILEYSAAAALGDLRAFSAPASLGHAVLSRGVEEQASFASLAARQTLRACGAYRLVVGCELVAAVRALRQRGLRPEPGVPAGRALELAEAVLDEDQADRPLTDDVTAAARLLDRFTEIWRGSAA, encoded by the coding sequence ATGTCGTCTCGGATCGTGGACAGGTCGGTGGCCGGGGACACCGGGTCGGTACTCCTCGACGGCCGCGGACTCTCCGTCGCGGACGTCGTCCGCCTCGCCGACGGAGCCGCGCGGCCGGCGCCGGAGGACGAGGCGATGAAGCGGGCCACCCGCTCCTGGGACGCCGCCCGGCAGATCGCCGCGACGGGGCGCGTCTACGGCCGCTCGACCGGCGTGGGCGCCAACCGGAACGAGGATGTGCCGACCGAGGCCGCCGCCGGGCACGGGCTCCGATTGCTGCGCAGCCATGCGGGGGGCATCGGGGAGGAGCTTCCGGCACGACAGGTGCGGGCCATGCTCGCCGTACGGGCGAATCAGCTGCTGGCGGGGGGCGCGGGGCTGCGGCCGACCGTGGTCACTTCGCTGTGCGAGGCGCTGGAGAGCGGGGCGTATCCGGTCGTCAACGAGTTCGGCTCGGTGGGTACAGGGGATCTGGCGGCGCTTGCGCAGGTGGGTCTCGCGCTCGCCGGAGAACACCCCTGGCGCGGCGCCGGTGCCCCTGAGCCGCAGCCCCTCGACAACAACGACGCCCTCGCCCTGATCAGCAGCAACGCCCTCACCCTCGGCCAGGCCGCGCTCGCCCTGCACGAGCTGCGCGGGCTCATCGCCGCCACGCAGGTCGTCGCCGCGCTGTCCCTCCTCGCCGTCGACGGCTCGCACGAGCCCTACGCCGCCCCCGTCCACGAGGCCCGACCGCACCGCGGTTCCACCGAAGTCGCCCGGAGCATGCGGGAGTTGATCGGTGCCGCGGACCGGCCCACGCCCCCGCTCGGCCGGATCCAGGACCCGTACGGCTTCCGCTGTGTGCCGCAGATCCACGGCCCCGCGCAGGACGCGGCGGACGCCCTGGAGACGGTGCTCGCGGTGGAGATCAACGCCGCCGCCGAGAACCCGCTGATCGCCGTCGAGGACCTGGCCGCCTACCACCACGGCGGCTTCTACCAGGCCCAACTCGCCCTCGCCCTGGACCACTTCCGGCTCGCGGTCACCCAGGTGGCCCGGCTCTCCACCTCCCGCCTGTCCACCCTCAACGAGCCCGCCTACACCCGCCTCAGGCCCTTCCTCGCCGACAACGAGCCCGCCTCGTCCGGCGTGATGATCCTGGAGTACTCCGCCGCGGCCGCCCTCGGTGACCTGCGCGCCTTCTCGGCGCCCGCCTCCCTCGGTCACGCTGTACTCTCCCGGGGCGTCGAGGAACAGGCCAGTTTCGCCTCGCTCGCCGCCCGGCAGACGCTGCGCGCGTGCGGCGCGTACCGTCTCGTCGTCGGCTGCGAACTCGTCGCCGCCGTAAGGGCGCTGCGCCAGCGCGGCCTCAGGCCCGAGCCGGGAGTTCCGGCAGGGCGTGCGCTGGAGCTCGCCGAGGCGGTGCTCGACGAGGACCAGGCCGACCGGCCGCTCACGGACGACGTGACGGCGGCGGCCCGGCTGCTCGACCGGTTCACGGAGATCTGGAGGGGGAGCGCGGCATGA
- a CDS encoding ABC transporter ATP-binding protein, with translation MIQFDAVHKRFPNGTTAVHDLTLDLPEGGVTVLVGSSGCGKTTTLRMVNRMIEPTSGTIRVGGKDVTEQDAAELRRSIGYVIQQAGLFPHRTVLDNIATVPLLLGWGRRKARTKAAELLETVGLSAEAGKRYPHQLSGGQQQRVGVARALAADPPVLLMDEPFGAVDPVVRTQLQDELLRLQKELSKTIVFVTHDIDEAVRLGDRIAIFRTGGQLVQCATPAELLARPADDFVADFLGAERGLKLLSLKTLAEVPQGPAPQGDWTLVLDEARKPLHWARQDAELPVRPLKDSDSLLSALNESLSSPTGLIARVDADGVLTGVSSRDDIHEHAGRAHTEARVAA, from the coding sequence ATGATCCAGTTCGACGCGGTCCACAAGCGCTTCCCCAACGGCACGACAGCAGTTCACGATCTCACCCTCGACCTGCCGGAAGGCGGCGTCACCGTCCTCGTCGGATCCTCCGGTTGCGGCAAGACGACCACCCTGCGGATGGTCAACCGGATGATCGAGCCGACCTCCGGCACCATCCGGGTCGGCGGCAAGGACGTCACCGAGCAGGACGCCGCCGAGCTGCGCCGTTCCATCGGCTACGTCATCCAGCAGGCCGGCCTCTTCCCGCACCGCACGGTGCTGGACAACATCGCCACCGTGCCGCTGCTGCTCGGCTGGGGCCGCCGCAAGGCGCGTACGAAAGCGGCCGAGCTGCTGGAGACCGTCGGCCTGTCCGCCGAGGCCGGCAAGCGCTACCCGCACCAGCTCTCCGGAGGCCAGCAGCAGCGCGTCGGCGTTGCGCGCGCCCTCGCCGCCGACCCGCCGGTGCTGCTCATGGACGAGCCGTTCGGCGCGGTCGACCCCGTGGTGCGCACCCAGCTCCAGGACGAACTGCTCCGGCTCCAGAAGGAGTTGAGCAAGACCATCGTCTTCGTCACGCACGACATCGACGAGGCCGTACGGCTCGGCGACCGGATCGCCATCTTCCGCACCGGCGGCCAACTGGTGCAGTGCGCGACCCCGGCCGAACTCCTCGCCCGCCCCGCCGACGACTTCGTGGCCGACTTCCTCGGCGCCGAGCGCGGCCTGAAGCTGCTCTCGCTGAAGACCCTGGCCGAGGTCCCCCAGGGCCCCGCGCCCCAAGGCGACTGGACCCTCGTACTCGACGAGGCCCGCAAGCCCCTCCACTGGGCGAGACAGGACGCCGAGCTCCCCGTACGACCGCTCAAGGACAGCGACTCCCTGCTCTCCGCGCTCAACGAGTCGCTCTCCTCCCCCACCGGCCTGATCGCCCGCGTCGACGCCGACGGTGTCCTCACCGGCGTCTCCTCGCGCGATGACATCCATGAGCACGCGGGCCGGGCGCACACCGAAGCGCGGGTGGCCGCATGA
- a CDS encoding ABC transporter permease, whose protein sequence is MTIDWSWISGHTDDLTTLTVSHLQAALSAVALGLLISLPLAVVAHRVRPLRGFLLGLSNVLFTIPSIAIFVLLLPISGLTRTTTVIGLTVYTLVVLLRNTVEGLDSVPAKTKEAAKAMGTRPLRTLLTVEFPLALPVIMAGVRIATVMSISLVSVATYIGDGGLGQLFTDGFQRNFPTPVIAGVVLTLLLAVVADAALVALQYVLTPWRRRRA, encoded by the coding sequence ATGACCATCGACTGGTCGTGGATATCCGGCCATACCGACGACCTCACCACGCTCACGGTCTCCCACCTCCAGGCGGCGCTCAGCGCGGTAGCACTCGGCCTGCTGATCTCGCTGCCGCTGGCGGTCGTCGCCCACCGCGTCCGCCCCCTGCGCGGCTTTCTGCTCGGCCTGTCGAACGTGCTCTTCACGATCCCCTCGATCGCGATCTTCGTGCTCCTGCTCCCGATCAGCGGTCTGACCCGGACCACCACCGTCATCGGCCTGACGGTCTACACCCTGGTCGTCCTGCTCCGGAACACGGTCGAGGGCCTGGACTCGGTGCCCGCGAAGACGAAGGAGGCGGCGAAGGCGATGGGCACGCGCCCGCTGCGCACGCTGCTCACGGTCGAGTTCCCGCTCGCCCTCCCCGTGATCATGGCGGGCGTCCGGATCGCGACGGTCATGTCGATCTCGCTCGTCTCGGTCGCGACCTACATCGGCGACGGCGGCCTCGGCCAGCTCTTCACCGACGGCTTCCAGCGCAACTTCCCGACCCCGGTGATCGCCGGAGTGGTCCTCACCCTGCTGCTGGCCGTGGTCGCGGACGCGGCTCTGGTCGCCCTCCAGTACGTGCTGACCCCCTGGCGCAGGAGGCGAGCCTGA
- a CDS encoding ABC transporter permease: MYELIKNLGDWLTSGEQWTGPDGIAHRLTEHLQYSLLATLIAAAIGLPLGLLIGHTGKGAFLAINLASFGRALPTVGLVVLVFLASGLSMTPVYVALVALAVPAIVTNTYAGMTAVDPDVKDAAKGQGMRGHQVLFQVELPLALPLIMTGLRLALIQVVATATIAAYVSFGGLGRYVFDGLAQRDLVQVLGGAVLVAVIAVALDLSLSALQRFLFRHRTA, translated from the coding sequence ATGTACGAACTCATCAAGAACCTCGGCGACTGGCTGACCAGCGGCGAGCAGTGGACCGGCCCCGACGGCATCGCCCACCGCCTCACCGAGCACCTCCAGTACTCGCTCCTCGCCACCCTCATCGCGGCCGCGATCGGCCTCCCGCTCGGCCTGCTGATCGGGCACACCGGCAAGGGCGCGTTCCTCGCGATCAACCTGGCGTCCTTCGGCCGCGCCCTGCCCACCGTCGGTCTGGTCGTGCTGGTCTTCCTGGCCAGCGGTCTGTCCATGACGCCGGTGTACGTCGCCCTGGTCGCCCTCGCGGTCCCGGCGATCGTCACCAACACCTACGCGGGCATGACGGCCGTGGATCCGGATGTGAAGGACGCGGCGAAGGGCCAGGGCATGCGCGGCCACCAGGTCCTCTTCCAGGTGGAACTCCCGCTGGCCCTCCCCCTGATCATGACCGGCCTGCGCCTGGCGCTGATCCAGGTCGTCGCGACGGCGACCATCGCCGCGTACGTCTCCTTCGGCGGCCTGGGCCGCTACGTCTTCGACGGTCTGGCCCAGCGCGACCTGGTGCAGGTGCTGGGCGGCGCGGTGCTGGTGGCCGTGATCGCCGTAGCCCTGGATCTGTCGCTCTCCGCCCTTCAGCGCTTCCTCTTCCGCCACCGCACTGCCTAG
- a CDS encoding ABC transporter substrate-binding protein: MNRRTLLGGLFAAASVPALSACASGITSLDNEGTSSGGGGSSKGGITIGTANFTENQVLGYLYAAVLQAAGVEVNVRPNLGTREILIPAIRGGDIDLLPEYQGALLHYVAPKATATEEGEMQNALAMALPAGLQVLPYGMAEDSDAFVVTQETARKYGLTSLADLKKQNGKLVIGAAPEVKKREVGAVGLKEVYGVEFKEFKSLDSSGPLVKGALKKGDVDVANLFTTDTDIVANDWVVLSDPKNLIPGQHIVPLIADRKADSTVRKALAELGNVLTTAQLTELNRQVDKDKKDPEDVANAYAEQHGLTA, translated from the coding sequence ATGAACCGACGCACTCTCCTCGGCGGCCTCTTCGCAGCCGCCTCCGTCCCCGCCCTGTCCGCCTGCGCGAGCGGCATCACCTCCCTCGACAACGAGGGCACCTCCTCCGGTGGCGGCGGCTCCAGCAAGGGCGGCATCACCATCGGCACCGCCAACTTCACCGAGAACCAGGTGCTCGGGTACCTGTACGCGGCCGTGCTGCAGGCGGCCGGGGTCGAGGTGAACGTCCGCCCCAACCTCGGCACCCGGGAGATCCTCATCCCCGCCATCAGGGGCGGCGACATCGATCTGCTCCCCGAGTACCAGGGCGCCCTTCTGCACTACGTCGCCCCGAAGGCGACGGCGACGGAGGAGGGCGAGATGCAGAACGCCCTCGCGATGGCCCTCCCGGCCGGCCTCCAGGTGCTGCCGTACGGCATGGCCGAGGACTCGGACGCCTTCGTGGTCACACAGGAGACCGCGCGGAAGTACGGCCTGACTTCCCTCGCCGACCTGAAGAAGCAGAACGGCAAGCTGGTCATCGGCGCCGCGCCCGAGGTCAAGAAGCGCGAGGTCGGCGCGGTGGGCCTGAAGGAGGTCTACGGCGTGGAGTTCAAGGAGTTCAAGTCGCTCGACTCCTCGGGCCCGCTGGTCAAGGGCGCCCTGAAGAAGGGCGACGTGGACGTGGCGAACCTCTTCACCACGGACACGGACATCGTGGCCAACGACTGGGTGGTCCTGTCGGACCCGAAGAACCTGATCCCCGGCCAGCACATCGTCCCCCTCATCGCCGACCGCAAGGCGGACTCCACGGTCCGCAAGGCCCTCGCCGAGCTCGGCAACGTCCTCACCACGGCCCAGCTCACCGAGCTGAACCGCCAGGTGGACAAGGACAAGAAGGACCCGGAGGACGTGGCGAACGCCTACGCCGAGCAGCACGGGCTGACCGCCTGA